The Paenibacillus uliginis N3/975 genome has a window encoding:
- the rpoC gene encoding DNA-directed RNA polymerase subunit beta': MLDVNNFEYMKIGLASPEKIRSWSRGEVKKPETINYRTLKPEKEGLFCERIFGPQKDWECHCGKYKRVRYKGVVCDRCGVEVTRAKVRRERMGHIELAAPVSHIWYFKGIPSRMGLALDMSPRSLEEIIYFASYVVTDPGDTPLEKKQLLSEKEYRSYREKYGYGFQAGMGAEAVKKLLQDLDVEKELEFLKEELRTAQGQRRNRAIKRLEVIEAFRNSGNKPGWMVLDVLPVIPPELRPMVQLDGGRFATSDLNDLYRRVINRNNRLKRLLDLGAPDIIVQNEKRMLQEAVDALIDNGRRGRPVTGPGNRPLKSLSHMLKGKQGRFRQNLLGKRVDYSGRSVIVVGPYLKMYQCGLPKKMALELFKPFVMKELVNKGLAHNIKSAKRKVERVSPEVWDVLEEVIKEHPVLLNRAPTLHRLGIQAFEPILVEGHAIRLHPLVCTAYNADFDGDQMAVHVPLSAEAQAEARLLMLASGNILNPKDGKPVVTPSQDMVLGSFYLTMDNKEEKGTGMILGSVNEAVSAYQRGAAGLHARVAIPVKALGKTIFTEDQQKAMLVTTVGRIIFNEIFPASFPYINEATRVNLFQGTPEKYFVYEKGANIQEVIQSLPISGAVGKEYLGQIIARCFETYHTTETSIILDKIKQLGFTYSTRSGVTVAVSDVIVPPEKTEILKESDGKVSVVMNQYRRGLITNEERYDRVIDIWSKAKDDLTEVLMKSMDRFNSIMLMVDSKARGNKSQITQLGGMRGLMANPSGRIIEMPIKSNFREGLTVLEYFLSTHGARKGLADTALRTADSGYLTRRLVDVAQDVIVREDECSTDKGFTVSRIQDGKEVIEDLYDRIEGRYAFETVRHPETKEVIVNRNELIDSDKADEIVKAGVEKLQIRSILSCRARYGVCKKCYGRNLATGKFVEIGEAVGIIAAQSIGEPGTQLTMRTFHTGGVAGDDITQGLPRIQELFEARNPKGQATISEIDGVVKEIRETKDRREIEIQGEAETKTYSVTYGSRLRVSEGKHIEAGDELTDGSIDPKEMLRIKGIRGVQNYILQEVQRVYRNQGVEINDKHVEVMIRQMLRKIRIVDAGDTNLLPGSFVDIHEYESANKEAILSGKEPAVAKPVLLGITKASLETDSFLSAASFQETTRVLTDAAIKGKVDQLLGLKENVIIGKLIPAGTGMNRYRSVKFEGQEDGNGENQELETANVE; encoded by the coding sequence TTGTTGGACGTTAACAATTTTGAGTATATGAAAATCGGTCTCGCTTCCCCGGAGAAGATTCGTTCTTGGTCTCGTGGAGAAGTAAAGAAGCCGGAAACAATTAACTACCGTACATTGAAGCCTGAGAAGGAAGGTCTTTTCTGCGAACGTATTTTTGGTCCGCAAAAAGACTGGGAGTGCCATTGCGGCAAGTACAAACGCGTCCGTTATAAAGGCGTAGTCTGCGACCGTTGCGGCGTTGAAGTTACCCGCGCTAAAGTCCGTCGTGAACGTATGGGCCACATTGAACTGGCTGCTCCTGTATCCCACATCTGGTATTTCAAAGGTATTCCAAGCCGTATGGGTCTGGCTTTGGATATGTCTCCAAGATCTCTGGAAGAGATCATCTATTTTGCATCTTATGTCGTGACGGATCCAGGAGATACGCCGCTTGAGAAGAAACAACTGTTGTCCGAGAAGGAATACCGCAGCTATCGTGAGAAATACGGTTACGGATTCCAAGCTGGCATGGGTGCAGAAGCTGTAAAGAAACTTCTTCAAGATCTGGATGTAGAGAAAGAACTCGAATTCCTGAAAGAAGAACTGCGTACTGCACAAGGTCAACGTCGTAACCGTGCGATCAAGCGTCTTGAAGTTATTGAAGCGTTCCGAAACTCCGGGAACAAACCGGGGTGGATGGTGTTGGACGTATTGCCGGTCATTCCTCCAGAACTGCGCCCGATGGTTCAGTTGGACGGCGGACGCTTTGCGACTTCCGACTTGAATGATCTGTACCGTCGTGTAATCAACCGGAATAACCGTCTGAAAAGACTGCTTGATCTTGGTGCACCTGATATTATCGTTCAGAACGAAAAACGGATGCTTCAAGAAGCCGTGGACGCACTGATTGATAACGGTCGCCGTGGTCGTCCAGTTACAGGACCGGGTAACCGTCCTCTGAAATCTCTCAGTCACATGCTGAAAGGTAAACAAGGACGTTTCCGTCAGAACTTGCTCGGTAAACGTGTTGACTATTCCGGTCGTTCCGTTATCGTTGTAGGACCTTATCTGAAGATGTACCAGTGCGGATTGCCTAAGAAAATGGCGCTGGAACTGTTTAAGCCTTTTGTTATGAAAGAGTTGGTCAATAAAGGCCTGGCTCATAATATTAAGAGTGCGAAACGTAAAGTGGAACGCGTAAGTCCAGAAGTTTGGGATGTGCTCGAAGAGGTAATCAAAGAACATCCAGTACTTCTGAACCGTGCCCCTACCCTTCACAGACTCGGTATTCAGGCGTTTGAACCGATTCTGGTAGAAGGTCACGCGATCCGTCTTCACCCGCTCGTATGTACAGCTTACAACGCTGACTTTGACGGTGACCAAATGGCTGTTCACGTTCCGTTGTCTGCGGAAGCACAAGCGGAAGCACGTCTCCTGATGCTTGCATCCGGAAACATTTTGAACCCTAAAGACGGTAAGCCTGTCGTTACACCTTCACAGGATATGGTCCTTGGTTCCTTCTATCTGACAATGGACAACAAGGAAGAAAAAGGAACAGGCATGATCCTGGGCAGTGTGAACGAGGCTGTGTCCGCATATCAGCGTGGAGCAGCAGGTCTGCATGCACGTGTAGCTATTCCGGTTAAAGCTCTGGGTAAAACAATCTTTACGGAAGATCAGCAAAAAGCGATGCTTGTTACCACTGTGGGACGGATTATCTTTAACGAAATCTTCCCGGCCAGCTTCCCTTACATTAACGAAGCGACTCGTGTGAACCTGTTCCAAGGTACACCTGAGAAATACTTTGTATATGAAAAAGGTGCGAATATCCAGGAAGTTATTCAAAGTCTTCCGATCAGCGGTGCTGTCGGAAAAGAATACCTGGGTCAAATCATTGCACGCTGCTTTGAGACTTATCACACAACTGAGACTTCTATTATTCTCGATAAAATCAAGCAGCTTGGATTCACATATTCCACACGTTCTGGTGTTACCGTTGCGGTGTCCGACGTTATCGTTCCGCCTGAGAAGACTGAAATTCTCAAAGAGTCCGATGGGAAGGTTAGTGTCGTAATGAACCAGTATCGCCGTGGATTGATTACGAACGAAGAGCGCTATGACCGTGTTATCGATATTTGGTCCAAAGCGAAGGACGATCTTACTGAGGTGCTCATGAAATCGATGGATCGCTTCAACTCCATCATGCTCATGGTTGATTCTAAAGCACGGGGTAACAAATCTCAGATTACTCAGCTCGGCGGTATGCGTGGTCTGATGGCCAACCCGTCCGGACGGATTATCGAGATGCCGATCAAATCGAACTTCCGTGAAGGTCTGACCGTACTCGAGTACTTCCTGTCTACTCACGGTGCCCGTAAAGGTCTTGCCGATACGGCTCTTCGTACCGCTGACTCCGGTTACTTGACCCGTCGTCTCGTTGACGTGGCACAGGATGTCATCGTACGTGAAGATGAGTGTAGTACGGATAAAGGCTTCACAGTTAGCCGGATTCAAGACGGTAAGGAAGTTATCGAGGATCTCTACGACCGTATTGAAGGACGCTATGCTTTTGAGACTGTCCGTCATCCGGAGACTAAAGAGGTTATCGTCAACCGTAATGAATTGATCGACTCTGACAAAGCTGACGAAATCGTTAAAGCTGGTGTCGAGAAACTACAAATCCGTTCCATTCTCAGCTGCCGTGCGCGTTATGGTGTCTGCAAGAAGTGTTACGGACGTAACCTGGCGACAGGTAAGTTTGTCGAGATTGGTGAAGCGGTTGGTATTATCGCTGCTCAATCGATCGGTGAACCAGGAACACAGCTCACTATGCGTACGTTCCATACCGGGGGCGTTGCGGGTGATGACATCACCCAAGGTTTGCCGCGTATCCAAGAGCTCTTTGAGGCCCGTAATCCTAAAGGTCAAGCAACGATCAGTGAGATTGACGGTGTCGTTAAAGAGATCCGTGAAACGAAAGACCGCCGTGAAATTGAAATCCAAGGTGAAGCGGAAACGAAAACATATTCCGTTACTTATGGCTCCCGTCTGCGCGTAAGCGAAGGCAAGCACATCGAAGCCGGGGATGAATTGACGGATGGTTCGATCGACCCTAAAGAAATGCTCCGCATCAAGGGTATCCGCGGCGTGCAGAACTATATTCTTCAGGAAGTTCAGCGCGTATACCGGAACCAGGGTGTAGAAATTAACGATAAACACGTCGAAGTTATGATTCGTCAGATGCTGCGTAAGATCCGCATCGTTGATGCAGGAGATACCAATCTGCTGCCAGGCTCCTTCGTGGACATTCACGAATATGAATCTGCCAACAAAGAAGCAATTCTATCAGGCAAAGAGCCAGCAGTGGCTAAACCGGTTCTGCTCGGTATTACGAAAGCTTCCCTTGAGACGGATTCATTCCTTTCCGCTGCCTCCTTCCAGGAGACAACGCGCGTGTTGACTGACGCAGCCATTAAAGGTAAAGTCGATCAGTTGCTCGGACTGAAAGAGAATGTTATCATCGGTAAACTGATCCCTGCTGGTACGGGTATGAACCGCTACCGCAGCGTTAAGTTTGAGGGTCAGGAAGATGGGAACGGCGAGAATCAGGAACTGGAGACCGCTAACGTAGAATAA
- a CDS encoding ribosomal L7Ae/L30e/S12e/Gadd45 family protein, translating into MSNDKGLQDAHVKIGTKQTMKAVETGQATEVYVAEDCDQRLTSKIVTLCVKHGVDITYVPTMRALGEACGIEVGAAMVAVLKQ; encoded by the coding sequence ATGTCTAATGATAAAGGATTACAGGATGCTCATGTTAAGATTGGCACCAAACAAACAATGAAGGCCGTTGAAACCGGTCAGGCTACAGAAGTTTATGTGGCTGAAGATTGCGACCAGCGTTTGACTTCCAAAATCGTGACCCTGTGCGTTAAGCACGGTGTAGATATTACGTATGTGCCTACAATGAGAGCACTCGGAGAGGCCTGCGGCATCGAAGTCGGTGCAGCAATGGTAGCAGTCTTAAAACAGTGA
- the rpsL gene encoding 30S ribosomal protein S12: protein MPTINQLVRKGRQAKVYKSKSPALQKGFNALKREDTNLSAPQKRGVCTRVGTMTPRKPNSALRKYARVRLTNRIEVTAYIPGIGHNLQEHSVVLIRGGKVKDLAGVRYHIVRGALDTAGVNNRMQARSKYGAKRPKAKS, encoded by the coding sequence ATGCCAACAATCAACCAACTGGTCCGTAAGGGCCGTCAAGCTAAAGTTTACAAATCGAAGTCACCGGCACTGCAAAAAGGATTCAACGCTTTGAAACGTGAGGATACCAATTTGAGTGCTCCGCAAAAACGCGGTGTGTGTACTCGTGTGGGTACTATGACTCCACGTAAACCGAACTCTGCACTTCGTAAATATGCTCGTGTTCGTTTAACGAACCGCATCGAGGTGACTGCTTACATTCCAGGTATCGGACATAACTTGCAAGAGCACAGTGTTGTTCTGATCCGTGGCGGTAAAGTAAAAGACCTTGCAGGGGTACGTTATCACATCGTTCGTGGTGCACTTGATACCGCTGGTGTTAACAACCGTATGCAAGCTCGTTCCAAATATGGCGCGAAACGTCCTAAAGCAAAGAGCTAA
- the rpsG gene encoding 30S ribosomal protein S7 produces MPRKGPVTKRDVLPDPVYNSKLVTRLINRIMLDGKRGVAQSILYNSFKLIQERTGNDPMEVFEAAIKNIMPVLEVKARRVGGANYQVPIEVKPERRTSLGLRWLVNYSRNRGEKTMEERLAAEIIDASNNTGASVKKREDTHKMAEANKAFAHYRW; encoded by the coding sequence ATGCCACGCAAAGGTCCAGTTACTAAAAGAGACGTGCTGCCGGATCCGGTGTATAACAGCAAGCTCGTTACTCGTCTGATCAACCGCATCATGCTGGATGGTAAGAGAGGTGTTGCTCAAAGCATTCTCTACAATTCATTCAAACTAATCCAAGAACGTACGGGTAATGACCCAATGGAAGTGTTTGAAGCAGCCATCAAGAACATCATGCCGGTTCTGGAAGTTAAAGCTCGCCGTGTCGGCGGTGCAAACTACCAGGTGCCTATCGAAGTAAAACCAGAGAGACGTACATCCTTGGGATTACGTTGGCTCGTAAACTACTCCCGCAACCGCGGCGAGAAGACTATGGAAGAGCGTTTGGCGGCTGAGATTATCGATGCTTCCAACAACACTGGTGCTTCTGTTAAGAAACGTGAAGACACGCACAAAATGGCTGAAGCGAACAAAGCGTTTGCTCACTACCGTTGGTAG
- the fusA gene encoding elongation factor G: MAREFSLKNTRNIGIMAHIDAGKTTTTERILFYTGRTHKIGETHEGSATMDWMEQEQERGITITSAATTASWKGHRVNIIDTPGHVDFTVEVERSLRVLDGAVGVFSAKEGVEPQSETVWRQADRYGVPRIAYVNKMDIIGADYLNVVKDMKERLQANAVAIQLPIGAEADFLGIIDIITEKAFMYKDDLGQNIEETEIPAEYKDQVEELRSELIEKVAELDEELTMKYLEGEEISVDEIKAALRKGVIEVKIFPVICGSSYRNKGVQLMLDAVIDFLPAPTDVPSIQGHLEDGTEVERHSSDEEPFAALAFKIMTDPYVGKLTFFRVYSGVLQSGSYVLNATKNKRERIGRILQMHANSRQEITVVYAGDIAAAVGLKDTGTGDTLCDEKNPVILESMNFPDPVIEIAVEPKTKADQDKLGVALGKLTEEDPTLRAHTDEETGQTILAGMGELHLDVIIDRMRREFKVETNVGKPQVAYRETFRASARVEGKFVRQSGGRGQYGHVWVEFEPLEAGSGNQFESKVVGGSVPREYIGPAQQGIEEQMKNGVIAGFPLVDVKATIVDGSYHDVDSNEMAFKIAGSMALKAAKEKCKPVLLEPIMKVEVTVPEEYMGDVMGMLNSRRGRIEGMDSRGGTQIIRAKVPLSEMFGYSTTLRSGTQGRGVFSMELSHYEEVPKNISEEIVSKVKGGE, encoded by the coding sequence ATGGCAAGAGAGTTCTCCTTGAAAAATACACGGAACATCGGGATCATGGCGCATATTGACGCTGGTAAAACTACTACGACGGAACGTATCTTGTTCTACACAGGCCGTACTCATAAAATTGGTGAAACCCACGAGGGTTCCGCTACTATGGACTGGATGGAGCAAGAACAGGAGCGCGGAATCACGATCACTTCCGCTGCGACTACCGCTTCTTGGAAGGGTCACCGCGTTAATATTATCGACACCCCGGGGCACGTTGACTTCACAGTAGAAGTTGAACGTTCCCTTCGTGTATTGGATGGGGCAGTAGGTGTATTCAGTGCGAAAGAGGGCGTAGAACCTCAGTCGGAAACCGTATGGAGACAAGCAGACCGTTACGGTGTACCGCGGATCGCATATGTAAACAAAATGGACATTATCGGCGCCGATTACCTCAATGTTGTTAAAGACATGAAGGAGCGTCTTCAAGCCAATGCGGTAGCTATTCAGCTTCCGATCGGTGCAGAGGCTGACTTTCTCGGCATCATCGATATTATCACGGAAAAGGCCTTTATGTATAAGGATGACCTTGGACAAAATATCGAAGAAACCGAAATTCCAGCGGAATACAAAGATCAAGTTGAAGAACTTCGTAGCGAACTGATTGAGAAGGTTGCAGAACTTGACGAAGAATTGACTATGAAATACCTTGAAGGTGAAGAAATCTCTGTTGATGAGATCAAAGCAGCTCTTCGTAAAGGTGTTATAGAAGTTAAGATCTTCCCAGTAATCTGTGGTTCTTCTTATCGTAACAAAGGGGTTCAGCTTATGCTGGACGCTGTTATCGATTTCTTGCCGGCTCCAACCGATGTGCCAAGCATCCAAGGTCACTTGGAAGATGGTACAGAAGTAGAACGCCACTCCTCAGACGAGGAACCGTTCGCTGCATTGGCATTTAAAATTATGACAGACCCTTACGTTGGTAAGCTGACGTTCTTCCGTGTGTACTCCGGTGTTTTGCAATCCGGCTCTTACGTACTGAATGCAACGAAAAACAAACGCGAACGTATCGGACGTATCCTGCAAATGCACGCGAACAGCCGTCAAGAAATCACTGTAGTTTACGCTGGTGATATCGCAGCAGCTGTAGGTTTGAAAGATACGGGTACAGGTGATACACTGTGTGATGAGAAGAATCCAGTTATTCTCGAGTCCATGAACTTCCCTGATCCGGTTATCGAAATCGCAGTTGAACCAAAAACAAAAGCCGACCAAGATAAATTGGGCGTTGCTCTCGGTAAGTTGACTGAAGAGGATCCAACTCTTCGTGCTCATACGGACGAGGAAACTGGCCAGACGATCTTGGCAGGTATGGGTGAGCTTCACTTGGACGTTATCATCGACCGCATGCGTCGTGAGTTCAAGGTAGAAACCAACGTGGGTAAACCACAGGTAGCTTACCGCGAAACCTTCCGTGCATCAGCACGTGTTGAAGGTAAATTCGTTCGTCAGTCCGGTGGTCGTGGTCAATACGGTCACGTATGGGTTGAGTTCGAACCTCTGGAAGCAGGTAGCGGTAACCAATTCGAGAGCAAGGTTGTCGGTGGTTCCGTACCTAGAGAATACATTGGACCTGCACAACAAGGTATTGAAGAGCAAATGAAGAACGGCGTAATTGCCGGCTTTCCGCTTGTTGACGTTAAAGCAACAATCGTCGACGGTTCATACCATGATGTCGATTCCAACGAAATGGCGTTTAAAATCGCCGGTTCGATGGCTCTTAAAGCAGCTAAGGAAAAGTGTAAGCCTGTCCTGCTTGAGCCAATTATGAAAGTAGAAGTTACTGTGCCTGAGGAATACATGGGCGACGTAATGGGTATGCTGAACTCCCGCCGTGGACGGATCGAAGGTATGGATTCCCGTGGTGGTACTCAAATTATCCGTGCGAAAGTACCTCTTTCCGAAATGTTCGGTTACTCTACTACACTTCGCTCCGGTACACAAGGACGCGGTGTGTTCTCCATGGAACTCTCCCACTATGAAGAAGTTCCTAAGAACATCTCCGAAGAAATCGTGTCCAAGGTTAAAGGCGGAGAGTAA
- the tuf gene encoding elongation factor Tu: protein MAKAKYERTKPHVNIGTIGHVDHGKTTLTAAITSVLSTTYGGAAMSFDQIDKAPEERERGITISTSHVEYETESRHYAHVDCPGHADYVKNMITGAAQMDGAILVVSAADGPMPQTREHILLSRQVGVPYIVVFLNKCDMVEDEELLELVEMEVRDLLSEYDFPGDDTPITRGSAREALQNPTGEWAQKIVEMFKTIDEYIPLPERDTDKPFLMPVEDVFSITGRGTVATGRVERGTIKVGEEIEIVGIAEETKKSVVTGVEMFRKLLDSAQAGDNIGALLRGVDRTQIERGQVLAKPGSVKPHTEFTAQIYVLSKEEGGRHKPFFTGYRPQFYFRTTDVTGVISLPEGSEMVMPGDNITVTVSLISPIAIEDGTKFSIREGGRTVGAGSVASILK, encoded by the coding sequence ATGGCAAAGGCTAAATACGAACGTACTAAACCCCATGTTAACATCGGTACTATCGGTCACGTTGACCATGGTAAAACAACTTTGACTGCTGCAATTACAAGTGTATTGTCCACAACTTACGGTGGTGCAGCAATGTCCTTCGACCAAATCGACAAAGCTCCAGAAGAGCGCGAACGCGGTATCACAATCTCTACTTCCCACGTAGAGTATGAAACTGAATCCCGTCACTATGCACACGTTGACTGCCCAGGTCACGCTGACTATGTTAAAAACATGATCACTGGTGCAGCTCAAATGGACGGCGCTATCCTGGTTGTATCCGCAGCTGACGGTCCTATGCCGCAAACTCGCGAACACATCCTGTTGTCCCGTCAAGTAGGCGTTCCTTACATCGTTGTATTCTTGAACAAATGCGACATGGTTGAAGACGAAGAGCTTCTGGAATTGGTTGAAATGGAAGTTCGTGACCTTCTGAGCGAGTATGACTTCCCAGGCGATGACACTCCGATCACTCGTGGTTCCGCTCGTGAAGCTCTGCAAAACCCAACTGGCGAATGGGCTCAAAAAATCGTTGAAATGTTCAAAACGATTGACGAGTATATCCCATTGCCAGAGCGCGACACTGACAAGCCTTTCTTGATGCCTGTCGAAGACGTATTCTCCATCACTGGTCGTGGTACCGTTGCTACAGGTCGTGTAGAGCGTGGTACGATCAAAGTTGGTGAAGAAATCGAAATCGTTGGTATCGCTGAAGAAACTAAGAAATCCGTTGTTACGGGCGTTGAAATGTTCCGTAAATTGCTGGATTCCGCTCAAGCTGGTGACAACATCGGAGCATTGCTTCGTGGTGTAGACCGTACTCAAATCGAGCGTGGACAAGTATTGGCTAAGCCAGGTTCTGTTAAGCCTCATACAGAATTTACTGCTCAAATTTACGTACTCAGCAAAGAAGAGGGTGGACGTCACAAGCCTTTCTTCACTGGATACCGTCCACAGTTCTACTTCCGTACTACAGATGTAACTGGTGTAATCAGCCTTCCAGAAGGTTCTGAAATGGTTATGCCTGGTGACAACATTACGGTTACTGTTAGTCTGATCTCTCCAATCGCGATTGAAGATGGTACTAAATTCTCCATTCGTGAAGGCGGCCGTACCGTTGGTGCAGGTTCCGTTGCTTCCATCCTTAAGTAA
- a CDS encoding globin-coupled sensor protein has protein sequence MKKSGEVTVKTLDSASTVEPMYDSDIEDRFIYLENVGELNDQMRMIGLTEADLALLRKIRPVMEQHMDAITDAFYQSVLDIDKLREIIVQHSTIDRLKRTLRDHLLEIFKGEVDEAYISKRLRIAQIHKLVGLEPKWYLSAFQNLQNELIRVIYHETEHEEERLNVVQTVTKLLSLEQQLVLDAYEKENMKEKQQQYELVKNELKRNISIFVEELADLNQNVNEAVEKLITSGGEVSDTFQRTTETALGSISFAKAGEERISGLAVRINQIDESTQEMQLAVQELNESSRQISMIVDSVQEIASQIKLLSLNATIEAARAGEHGRGFAVVAAEVSRLSEDTRSTVIHISDFVNRSRELTYRVVESIKHVQSLTHQGREQSAETSSLFSDILKSVQASTDEMITAEKEMRILTMTIGGIGQATAEAASSADKFKSEAEKM, from the coding sequence TTGAAGAAATCAGGTGAAGTAACAGTTAAAACATTAGACTCGGCTTCAACTGTTGAACCTATGTATGATTCAGATATTGAGGATAGATTTATATATCTTGAAAATGTAGGAGAGTTAAATGATCAAATGAGAATGATCGGACTGACAGAAGCAGACCTGGCCCTGCTTCGAAAAATCCGTCCGGTAATGGAACAACATATGGACGCCATTACAGATGCCTTCTATCAATCCGTACTAGATATTGATAAGCTTAGAGAAATAATCGTACAGCATAGTACGATTGATCGTTTGAAACGTACACTTCGTGACCATTTGCTCGAAATTTTTAAAGGTGAAGTGGACGAAGCATATATATCAAAAAGACTTCGGATCGCCCAGATACATAAATTGGTGGGATTGGAGCCCAAGTGGTACTTGTCGGCATTTCAGAATCTCCAGAATGAGTTAATAAGAGTTATTTATCATGAAACCGAGCATGAAGAAGAGCGTTTGAATGTAGTGCAGACGGTAACAAAGCTGCTTAGCTTGGAGCAGCAGCTCGTATTGGATGCCTATGAAAAGGAAAATATGAAAGAAAAGCAGCAGCAATATGAATTGGTTAAAAATGAATTGAAACGTAATATCTCGATATTTGTTGAGGAACTCGCCGATCTGAATCAGAATGTAAACGAAGCTGTAGAAAAGCTTATAACGAGCGGTGGAGAGGTTAGTGATACGTTCCAACGGACAACCGAAACGGCTCTAGGATCAATCAGCTTTGCCAAGGCTGGCGAAGAAAGGATATCGGGATTGGCAGTTCGGATCAATCAGATCGATGAAAGCACTCAAGAAATGCAATTGGCAGTTCAAGAGCTAAATGAATCTTCAAGACAAATCAGTATGATTGTTGACAGTGTACAGGAAATTGCATCACAGATTAAGCTTCTATCATTGAATGCAACGATAGAAGCGGCTCGTGCTGGTGAACACGGAAGAGGCTTTGCCGTTGTTGCTGCGGAAGTTAGCAGATTATCGGAGGATACACGAAGCACTGTCATTCATATATCAGATTTCGTTAATCGTTCAAGAGAACTCACCTATAGGGTTGTAGAGTCTATTAAACATGTACAATCTCTCACACATCAAGGTCGGGAGCAATCAGCGGAGACTAGCTCATTGTTTTCAGATATACTTAAATCTGTACAAGCTAGCACAGATGAGATGATCACAGCGGAAAAAGAAATGCGAATTCTCACGATGACGATTGGTGGCATTGGCCAAGCTACAGCAGAGGCAGCAAGCTCGGCCGACAAATTCAAGTCTGAAGCAGAAAAAATGTAA
- the rpsJ gene encoding 30S ribosomal protein S10, translating to MAKQKIRIRLKAYDHRILDQSAEKIVETAKRSGAGVSGPIPLPTEKQIITVLRAVHKYKDSREQFEMRTHKRLIDIVNPTPQTVDALMRLDLPSGVDIEIKL from the coding sequence ATGGCAAAGCAAAAAATTCGTATTCGCTTGAAAGCATACGACCACAGAATTCTTGATCAATCCGCTGAGAAAATTGTTGAAACAGCAAAACGTTCGGGTGCTGGTGTATCTGGTCCGATCCCGCTGCCAACTGAAAAGCAAATTATTACAGTTCTCCGTGCGGTGCACAAGTATAAGGATTCTCGGGAACAGTTCGAAATGCGTACACACAAACGCTTGATCGACATCGTGAACCCGACTCCACAAACTGTGGATGCCTTGATGCGCTTGGACCTGCCGTCCGGTGTAGATATCGAAATTAAATTGTAA
- the rplC gene encoding 50S ribosomal protein L3: MKGILGRKLGMTQVFTAEGNVIPVTVIEAGPCVVLQKKDLENDGYEAIQIGFSDKKENRSNKPEAGHAKKANTAPKRYVREIRGVDLASVEVGQEVKADVFAEGEFVDVTGISKGKGFQGVIKRWGQSRGPMSHGSRYHRRPGSMGSIQANRVPKGKRLPGHMGHDTVTIQKLEIIKVDVERNVLLVKGSIPGPKKGLVQIKETVKK; encoded by the coding sequence ATGAAAGGTATCTTAGGGAGAAAGCTCGGAATGACTCAAGTGTTTACCGCTGAAGGTAACGTAATTCCTGTAACGGTTATCGAAGCAGGTCCTTGTGTTGTTTTGCAAAAGAAAGACCTAGAGAACGATGGCTACGAAGCTATTCAAATCGGTTTCTCTGATAAGAAAGAAAACAGATCTAACAAACCTGAAGCAGGACATGCGAAAAAAGCAAACACTGCACCTAAGCGCTACGTTCGCGAAATTCGCGGTGTTGACCTCGCGAGTGTCGAGGTTGGACAAGAAGTAAAGGCTGATGTCTTTGCAGAAGGCGAATTTGTTGACGTAACTGGAATTTCCAAGGGTAAAGGTTTCCAAGGTGTTATCAAACGTTGGGGACAAAGCCGCGGACCAATGTCTCACGGTTCCCGCTACCATCGCCGCCCTGGTTCCATGGGTTCGATCCAAGCTAACCGCGTTCCTAAAGGAAAGCGTCTGCCAGGTCACATGGGCCATGACACGGTTACAATTCAAAAGCTTGAAATCATTAAAGTAGACGTTGAGCGCAACGTACTGCTCGTAAAAGGCTCTATTCCAGGACCTAAAAAAGGTCTTGTGCAAATCAAAGAAACGGTGAAGAAATAA